A section of the Pochonia chlamydosporia 170 chromosome 2, whole genome shotgun sequence genome encodes:
- a CDS encoding aminomethyl transferase (similar to Metarhizium acridum CQMa 102 XP_007810015.1): MRSLVGRGPSARLLCRSCLQQQRQFASSVAPPKPPSSGLAALPSRQLLSVSGPEATKFLQGITTANITNEEGLPRTDAFYSGFLNATGRVVHDLFIYPFHQSKQGLADKEDGYLIEADASEMARFAKLIKRYKLRAKVTVRNVAQDEAAVWQAWDDASQLDITPDQSRLVLKDPRAPGLGYRIIQLNQKSPEVDLDTSTQDAYTIRRYLQGVPEGQDEILREQALPLESNMEMMNGIDFHKGCYVGQELTIRTKHRGVVRKRILPCMIYSNDKAAPQSLMYDPECTSPESLTADMIPAETSIGRFGKKGRSAGKWLKGVGNIGLGLCRLEIMTDVVLPGEQAAATYKPGNEFVLEWGEEDNKNDVKVKAFVPEWLREGLGTPS; this comes from the coding sequence ATGCGCAGTCTCGTAGGACGTGGTCCGTCCGCGCGCCTCCTCTGCCGAAGCTGTCTCCAACAGCAACGCCAATTCGCAAGCTCGGTTGCACCTCCAAAACCACCGTCATCCGGTCTCGCTGCCCTCCCGTCACGACAGCTTCTCTCCGTATCCGGGCCCGAAGCCACAAAGTTTCTTCAGGGCATAACTACGGCCAATATCACAAATGAAGAAGGTTTACCGCGCACAGATGCCTTCTACTCTGGCTTCCTGAACGCAACGGGCCGCGTAGTCCACGACCTCTTCATATACCCCTTCCACCAGAGCAAGCAGGGCCTCGCCGACAAGGAAGATGGATACCTAATCGAGGCTGACGCAAGTGAGATGGCGAGATtcgccaagctcatcaagcgGTACAAGCTTCGTGCGAAAGTTACAGTCCGGAACGTAGCGCAGGACGAGGCTGCTGTGTGGCAGGCGTGGGATGACGCATCACAGTTGGACATCACGCCCGATCAGtcgaggctggtgttgaaggACCCCAGGGCTCCAGGGTTAGGATACCGAATTATTCAGCTGAACCAAAAATCTCCCGAGGTTGATCTCGACACCTCGACGCAAGATGCGTATACGATTCGACGATATCTGCAGGGGGTTCCGGAGGGCCAGGACGAAATCCTTCGCGAACAGGCTCTTCCACTTGAGAGCAATATGGAAATGATGAATGGGATAGACTTCCACAAGGGCTGTTACGTAGGGCAGGAGCTCACGATTCGAACAAAACACCGGGGTGTTGTGCGAAAACGTATCCTGCCGTGCATGATCTACAGCAATGACAAGGCGGCCCCGCAGAGCCTCATGTACGATCCAGAGTGCACCTCTCCGGAGAGTTTGACGGCCGATATGATTCCCGCCGAGACGAGCATCGGCAGgtttggcaagaagggaCGCAGTGCGGGCAAGTGGCTGAAGGGGGTGGGAAACATTGGCTTGGGGTTGTGTAGGCTTGAGATTATGACGGATGTGGTCTTGCCAGGGGAACAGGCTGCCGCTACGTATAAGCCTGGGAATGAATTCGTGCTTGAATGGGGCGAGGAGGATAACAAGAACgatgtgaaggtgaaggCGTTTGTGCCTGAGTGGTTGCGGGAGGGGCTTGGCACTCCGAGTTGA
- a CDS encoding uracil-5-carboxylate decarboxylase (similar to Verticillium alfalfae VaMs.102 XP_003006484.1): MDTSNLTVVDIHTHMYPPQYIKILESRTTIPLVRKFPQAPEPRLILLEAELADLEKATHDPSAKPPGRPLTSHFASLDQKIHFMDTHHINISVISLANPWLDFVNASQAGAMAESVNKDFSEMCAKHHGRLFFFGTLPLTAPLDTLQASISHLKDLKYCRGVILGTSGLGKGLDDPNLLPIFEALAKANLTVFLHPHYGLPNEVWGPRASEYGHVLPLALGFPMETTIAVARMYLAGVFDKVRDLRMLLAHSGGTLPFLAGRIESCIFHDGQLVREGKVGKGRRTVWDVLKEQVYLDAVIYSEVGLKAAIDASGSDRLMFGTDHPFFPPITSDEQGQWESVSLNPEAVAKAVGEGSAEAKSIMGANAIRILRLEEQA; encoded by the coding sequence ATGGACACTTCCAACCTCACAGTCGTGGACATCCACACGCACATGTACCCTCCGCAGTATATCAAGATCCTCGAATCTCGAACCACCATCCCCCTGGTCCGCAAATTCCCACAAGCCCCCGAACCGCGTCTCATCCTGCTGGAAGCCGAACTCGCAGACCTGGAAAAGGCTACACACGACCCGTCTGCGAAACCGCCCGGACGCCCGCTCACGTCGCACTTTGCATCGCTCGACCAAAAGATTCACTTCATGGACACGCATCACATTAACATCTCTGTCATTTCTCTAGCTAATCCGTGGTTGGACTTTGTCAACGCCTCCCAGGCAGGGGCCATGGCCGAGTCGGTGAACAAGGACTTCTCAGAGATGTGTGCCAAGCATCACGGCCGGCTATTCTTCTTTGGTACGCTGCCTCTTACGGCGCCGCTGGACACTCTGCAGGCATCGATATCTCACCTCAAGGACCTCAAGTACTGTCGTGGTGTGATTCTCGGGACGTCAGGTCTTGGAAAGGGGCTGGACGATCCGAATCTTCTTCCCATCTTCGAGGCACTTGCAAAGGCAAATTTGACTGTGTTCCTTCACCCGCACTATGGTCTGCCGAATGAGGTTTGGGGCCCTCGCGCTAGTGAGTATGGACACGTTCTTCCGCTGGCGTTGGGATTCCCCATGGAGACAACCATTGCCGTGGCGCGAATGTATTTGGCGGGAGTGTTTGACAAGGTCCGTGATTTGCGAATGCTGCTGGCGCACAGCGGAGGGACTTTGCCATTCCTCGCTGGCAGAATTGAGAGTTGTATATTCCACGACGGCCAACTTGTTCGTGAGGGAAAGGTCGGGAAAGGTCGTCGCACGGTTTGGGACGTGCTAAAGGAACAAGTCTACCTGGATGCCGTCATATATTCGGAGGTAGGCTTGAAGGCCGCAATTGACGCGAGCGGCTCTGATAGACTCATGTTTGGTACCGACCATCCTTTCTTCCCACCCATCACAAGTGATGAACAGGGTCAGTGGGAGAGCGTCAGTTTGAACCCAGAAGCTGTGGCCAAGGCGGTTGGCGAAGGATCGGCCGAGGCCAAGAGCATCATGGGAGCAAACGCAATCCGGATTTTGAGGCTGGAAGAGCAGGCATGA
- a CDS encoding peptidoglycan binding domain-containing protein (similar to Cordyceps militaris CM01 XP_006666674.1) has product MAAEYATPKRQKKRLIVCCDGTWMNSDYGFAKSGLFSKKGTLQVPSNVTRISRCFKRRCADGTLQIISYESGVGSGSNTLDSITGGAFGAGLAERVREVYAYLCANYMDGDEMFLVGFSRGAFTARSVSGMIANLGLLTREGVEHFYPIFKDMQNWEDDDYDDPFPDVPFRDKPKGPHADVEYRARLEKMGYTRVYQSNGDLIKVKGVCVWDTVGSLGIPKIPWLEKIGWHDTALSDRIEHAFQALALDETRAPFSPAVWERPRRDRLCTDLRQVWFPGNHGNCGGGWDDQGVANSTLAWMMDQMTSVGVEFDTRSLQRAVEQTFDFYESPEAQNLKKDRRRIKQWAVDQIYDNNRPLRPWGLGSIQKAGGFLYALSGETTRTPGMYKQVDPKTAQCREKYLQDTNEKVHSSVRVRLACEGLGLNDECVWSCEALRDWKLKRAIFELDEEPKYQAYKPYDRYRDRPSREGWIWKYAGSERNAPNQRVMAEEPLGPYERFVLELSGGKPNVYDYAERRANKSKRRSRSERARKAFRQGASHTY; this is encoded by the exons atggccgccgAATATGCCACACCAAAGCGGCAAAAGAAGCGATTGATCGTTTGCTGTGATGGCACCTGGATGAATAGCGACTACGGATTCGCCAAATCTGGTCTTTTCAGCAAAAAGGGCACTCTGCAAGTGCCTTCAAACGTCACTCGCATTTCGCGATGTTTCAAGCGCCGTTGCGCCGATGGTACTCTGCAAATTATTTCTTACGAGTCGGGAGTCGGGAGTGGCAGCAACACTCTTGACAGTATCACCGGCGGAGCATTTGGAGCTGGTCTAGCAGAG CGTGTCCGCGAAGTGTACGCGTACCTTTGCGCCAACTACATGGACGGCGATGAGATGTTCCTCGTGGGATTCTCAAGAGGAGCATTCACGGCGAGGTCCGTTTCTGGAATGATTGCGAATTTAGGCTTGTTGACTAGGGAGGGCGTGGAACACTTCTATCCGATTTTCAAGGATATGCAAAATTGGGAGGACGACGACTATGATGACCCGTTTCCAGACGTGCCGTTCAGAGACAAACCCAAGGGTCCTCATGCTGATGTCGAATATCGAGCGCGACTGGAAAAGATGGGCTACACCAGAGTCTATCAAAGTAACGGGGAcctcatcaaggtcaagggtgTGTGCGTGTGGGATACTGTTGGTAGTCTGGGTATTCCAAAAATCCCTTGGCTGGAAAAGATTGGT TGGCATGACACGGCTCTATCAGATCGAATAGAGCATGCGTTCCAAGCACTGGCGCTTGATGAGACTCGCGCGCCCTTCAGCCCTGCCGTCTGGGAACGCCCGCGGCGTGACAGACTGTGCACAGACTTACGGCAAGTCTGGTTTCCTGGAAATCATGGAAActgtggtggtgggtgggATGATCAGGGCGTTGCTAATTCCACCTTGGCGT GGATGATGGACCAAATGACCAGTGTCGGCGTGGAGTTTGACACAAGATCGCTGCAACGAGCTGTTGAGCAGACCTTCGACTTTTACGAGTCACCTGAAGCACAAAATTTGAAGAAGGACCGTCGAAGAATCAAGCAGTGGGCAGTAGATCAAATTTATGATAACAACAGGCCACTCAGACCTTGGGGCTTGGGGTCGATCCAAAAAGCAGGCGGCTTTCTGTACGCATTATCCGGTGAGACGACAAGAACGCCGGGCATGTACAAACAAGTCGATCCAAAGACAGCTCAATGCCGAGAAAAGTACTTGCAAGATACAAACGAGAAGGTCCACAGCTCCGTTCGAGTACGACTGGCATGCGAAGGGTTAGGCCTTAATGACGAATGCGTATGGTCCTGTGAGGCTCTCAGAGACTGGAAGTTGAAGCGTGCCATATtcgagttggatgaagagccGAAATACCAGGCATACAAACCATATGACCGTTATCGGGACCGGCCGTCTCGTGAGGGCTGGATTTGGAAATATGCTGGCAGTGAGAGGAATGCGCCGAACCAACGGGTCATGGCTGAAGAGCCGCTGGGGCCATATGAACGGTTTGTTTTGGAACTGTCGGGCGGGAAACCGAATGTGTACGATTATGCCGAGAGAAGGGCGAACAAAAGCAAGAGGAGGAGTCGATCTGAGCGAGCGAGGAAAGCTTTTAGACAAGGGGCGTCACATACTTATTAA
- a CDS encoding heat shock protein DnaJ (similar to Metarhizium robertsii ARSEF 23 XP_007822107.1) has protein sequence MSEDNKDLPRLAGEYAEKDIDLYDVLRIDALTPKEDIHRAWRKASLKHHPDKAGADYDPEKWELLEKARDILMDENSRTVYDGAIKAKLLRKQEREAMDKERKKFADDLEARENAARRVRDEKEQMDREMLQKERERLNEQQRMREEEAVRQAEAAQEVEDLAEARRRLKEKRDEKARKRQAKESMKATLGSIGKPSGPANGTVNVPGDYVADLSINVPYWELVCEKLRAVQAVRNLQKQDTSAEILQEAEKAVLEARRKIHEVEVRYQRETAAV, from the coding sequence ATGAGCGAGGATAACAAGGATCTCCCGCGGCTTGCAGGCGAATACGCCGAGAAGGACATCGATCTTTACGATGTTCTCCGTATTGACGCGCTCACCCCAAAGGAGGACATCCATCGAGCATGGAGAAAAGCTTCCCTGAAACACCATCCTGACAAAGCCGGTGCCGACTACGACCCAGAAAAATGGGAGCTGTTAGAAAAGGCGCGAGACATTTTGATGGACGAAAATTCTCGCACCGTCTACGATGGAGCAATCAAGGCAAAGCTCCTCCGGAAGCAGGAACGCGAggccatggacaaggagcGCAAGAAGTTTGCAGATGATCTTGAGGCGCGCGAAAATGCGGCCAGGAGAGTGAGGGACGAGAAGGAGCAAATGGATCgggagatgctgcagaaagAGCGTGAGAGATTGAATGAGCAGCAACGCatgagggaggaggaggcggtaCGGCAGGCTGAGGCTGCGCAGGAGGTGGAAGACTTGGCTGAGGCGAGGAGGcggttgaaggagaagagggacgagaaggcaaggaagaggcaggcCAAGGAGAGCATGAAGGCGACCCTTGGATCGATTGGCAAGCCTTCTGGACCGGCGAATGGGACTGTCAACGTTCCTGGGGATTATGTTGCGGATTTGAGTATCAATGTCCCGTACTGGGAGCTGGTTTGTGAGAAGCTACGTGCCGTTCAGGCGGTTCGAAATTTACAGAAGCAGGATACGTCGGCGGAGATTCTGCAAGAAGCGGAAAAGGCGGTCCTTGAGGCGCGAAGGAAGATTCACGAAGTAGAGGTCAGGTATCAGCGCGAGACGGCAGCGGTTTAA
- a CDS encoding thymine dioxygenase (similar to Neurospora tetrasperma FGSC 2508 XP_009850580.1) — MATDAAVAKEGLVIPLIDFSKFLSGTPHERQSTAKAILHGFQTAGFIYLKNHPIPADLLRHTFTRSADFFAIDTAAKMNLCWTTPEANRGYSSPGREKVSQLEDMAEIEKVRSAAPDLKESFEIGRDTDPQHPNQWPVEEGNLKGFRPDMMDFFAKCQALHAEVMRAIALGMGLEESFFDGFVDVGDNTLRLLHYPSVKADVFKINPGQVRAGEHSDYGSVTLLFQDSRGGLQVKSPTGHFVDATPIEGTIVINAGDLLARWSNDTIKSTIHRVVEPPRKEADSYPPRYSIAYFCNPNSESFIETLPGTYATEQDKKYKGVNSGDYLVQRLTATY; from the exons ATGGCGACCGACGCTGCCGTGGCCAAAGAGGGCCTGGTCATTCCT CTCATCGACTTTTCAAAATTCCTCTCCGGCACACCTCACGAGCGCCAATCCACCGCCAAAGCCATCCTCCATGGCTTCCAAACCGCCGGCTTCATCTACCTCAAGAACCACCCCATCCCAGCcgacctcctccgccacacATTCACACGCTCCGCAgacttcttcgccatcgacaccgccgccaaaatGAACCTCTGCTGGACTACCCCCGAAGCCAACCGCGGGTACTCGTCACCTGGCCGTGAAAAAGTCAGCCAGCTAGAGGACATGGCTGAGATTGAAAAAGTCCGCAGCGCGGCGCCAGATCTGAAGGAGAGTTTTGAAATTGGCCGTGACACCGACCCCCAGCATCCCAATCAGTGGCCCGTTGAGGAGGGTAACTTAAAGGGGTTCAGGCCGGACATGATGGATTTCTTTGCCAAGTGTCAGGCTCTGCATGCGGAGGTTATGAGGGCTATTGCGTTGGGCATGGGGCTGGAGGAGAGCTTCTTTGATGGGTTTGTGGATGTCGGTGATAATACGTTGCGGTTGTTGCATTATCCGTCGGTGAAGGCGGACGTATTCAAGATTAACCCTGGGCAGGTGAGGGCTGGTGAGCACAGC GACTATGGCTCTGTAACTCTCCTATTCCAAGACAGCCGCGGCGGCTTACAAGTCAAGAGTCCAACCGGCCACTTTGTCGACGCCACTCCAATCGAGGGAACCATTGTCATCAATGCCGGTGACTTGTTAGCTCGCTGGAGCAACGACACCATCAAGAGCACCATCCACCGCGTGGTTGAACCGCCTAGGAAGGAGGCGGATTCCTACCCGCCGCGATATAGTATTGC GTACTTTTGCAACCCGAATTCAGAAAGCTTCATTGAAACCTTGCCCGGGACGTACGCTACCGAGCAGGATAAGAAATACAAGGGCGTGAATAGCGGCGACTATTTAGTGCAGAGACTTACGGCTACCTATTAA